Proteins co-encoded in one Mycobacterium mantenii genomic window:
- a CDS encoding Mut7-C RNAse domain-containing protein has protein sequence MNEPTGYVEVRAYAELNDFVAAPLRGHTVRRPFRPHQTVKDVLEAMGIPHTEVDLILVNGAAQGFDYRPSFGDRIAAYPVFEGLDIGPTARLRPVPLRDPRFVVDVNLGRLAWLLRLFGFDVWWSHDADDKTLADISGEQRRILLTRDRGLLKRRAVTHGLFVRPDDPEEQALAVIRRLDLRQRLAPLTRCVRCNGTLTAVTKDEVIDQLEPLTREHYDDFSRCAQCGRIYWPGSHHAKLVALVEELRRRI, from the coding sequence GTGAACGAGCCGACCGGCTACGTCGAAGTTCGGGCATACGCCGAACTCAATGACTTCGTGGCCGCGCCGCTGCGCGGGCACACGGTGCGCCGGCCCTTCCGGCCCCACCAGACCGTCAAAGACGTGTTGGAGGCGATGGGAATCCCGCACACCGAGGTCGACCTGATCCTGGTGAACGGTGCCGCCCAGGGGTTCGATTACCGCCCGAGCTTCGGCGACCGCATCGCCGCCTATCCGGTGTTCGAGGGGCTCGACATCGGCCCGACCGCGAGGTTGCGGCCCGTGCCGTTGCGCGATCCACGTTTCGTCGTCGACGTGAACCTCGGCCGGCTGGCGTGGCTGCTGCGGCTGTTCGGATTCGACGTGTGGTGGTCCCACGACGCCGACGACAAGACCCTCGCCGACATCAGCGGCGAGCAGCGGCGCATTCTGCTGACCCGCGACCGTGGCCTGCTCAAGCGCCGCGCCGTCACCCATGGTCTGTTCGTGCGCCCCGACGACCCCGAGGAGCAGGCGCTTGCCGTCATCCGTCGGCTCGATCTGCGGCAGCGACTGGCACCGCTGACCCGGTGCGTGCGCTGCAACGGCACTTTGACCGCGGTCACCAAGGACGAGGTGATCGACCAGCTGGAGCCGCTGACCCGCGAGCACTACGACGACTTCAGCCGGTGTGCGCAATGCGGCCGGATCTATTGGCCCGGGTCGCACCACGCGAAGTTGGTCGCCCTCGTCGAAGAATTGCGGCGGCGGATCTGA
- a CDS encoding GH92 family glycosyl hydrolase: MRSRRALIAVIAAAAVLMVFVMVLVAPAPPKGYDGPPLFVANPVDHVATLIGTGTGGETVGEINNFPGATVPFGMVQYSPDTAGNYAGYNYDNPRATGFSMTHASVGCAAFGDVSMLPVTGKIGPQPWAAAEEIAHDDTEQGVPGYYSVRFPGTGVKAELTATAHTGVGRFSYPRNGRPALLQVRSGSSLAGNSRATIQIGEDNTTITGWATSGGFCDKPNAYTVYFAMKFSQPFTSYGSWDGSAVYAGARSANAPYSGGYVEFPAGSAIEVRTAISYVGIEGAQANLAAEGAGFDEVRAAASREWNAALSRVTVAGRNVDDLTTFYTSLYRTLLHPNMFNDADGRYVGFDGSIRTVAAGHTQYANFSDWDTYRCLAALQALLFPERASDMAQSLVNDAEQSGALPRWAFANAATGEMTGDSVVPLIANLNTFGANDFDVNTALRYMVDGATEGGVGLNGYVERRGIATYLRFGYAPFTQEFARNGWIADASITLEWSIDDFAISRFANSLGDAATAAEFQNRAQYWQNLFNPTTRSIVPRSWTGLFRRGPAVVVAPENFGQVGYDEGNAEQYVWSVPHNVAGLVTALGGRAAVANRLDRFTERLNVGPNRPYLWAGNEPSFGVPWLYNYIGQPWKTQHTVDRVRGLFAPTADGEPGNDDLGALASWYVWAALGLYPATPGTPILTVGAPLFDSVEIALPANKSIRISAPGASGPRHLKYISGLRVDGQATGHTWLPESIIRTGGTLAFSLAAYPDKRWGTAEDDAPPSFGAGSSAVAVNVSTPVVTIAPGHTGSVTLDAQRMTNGADGYAVAGTSSDAGIGVTPTSGRFTADGSAGVTVPITVAQSVPEDYYLVYLTTAVGQSVCTSTVLVVAQTESES, encoded by the coding sequence ATGCGGTCGCGGCGGGCCCTCATTGCGGTCATCGCGGCGGCGGCTGTCTTGATGGTTTTCGTCATGGTTCTCGTCGCGCCGGCCCCGCCGAAGGGATACGACGGTCCGCCCCTGTTCGTGGCGAATCCGGTCGACCACGTCGCGACGCTGATCGGCACCGGGACGGGCGGCGAGACGGTGGGGGAGATCAACAATTTCCCGGGTGCCACCGTCCCGTTCGGGATGGTGCAGTACTCGCCGGACACCGCCGGCAACTACGCCGGCTACAACTACGACAACCCACGCGCCACCGGGTTCAGCATGACCCACGCCTCGGTGGGATGCGCCGCGTTCGGCGACGTCTCGATGCTGCCGGTAACCGGCAAAATCGGCCCGCAGCCCTGGGCGGCCGCGGAGGAAATCGCCCACGACGACACCGAACAGGGCGTCCCCGGCTATTACTCGGTGCGGTTCCCCGGCACCGGGGTGAAAGCGGAACTCACCGCCACCGCGCACACGGGGGTCGGCCGATTCAGTTATCCGCGCAACGGCCGCCCCGCTCTGCTCCAGGTGCGTTCCGGCTCGTCGCTGGCGGGCAACTCTCGCGCGACCATCCAGATCGGGGAGGACAACACCACTATCACCGGGTGGGCCACCAGCGGCGGATTCTGTGACAAGCCGAACGCCTACACGGTGTATTTCGCGATGAAATTCAGTCAGCCCTTCACTTCGTACGGATCCTGGGATGGCAGTGCTGTATACGCCGGCGCCCGCAGCGCAAACGCACCGTACAGCGGCGGCTACGTCGAATTTCCGGCCGGCTCGGCGATCGAGGTGCGCACCGCGATCTCCTACGTCGGAATCGAGGGCGCGCAGGCGAACCTGGCGGCCGAGGGGGCGGGTTTCGACGAGGTTCGCGCCGCGGCATCCAGGGAATGGAACGCCGCGTTGTCCCGGGTGACGGTCGCCGGCCGAAATGTCGATGATCTGACGACGTTCTACACCTCGCTGTATCGAACGCTGCTGCACCCCAACATGTTCAATGACGCCGACGGGCGCTACGTCGGGTTCGACGGCTCCATCCGCACGGTGGCCGCCGGCCACACGCAGTACGCCAACTTCTCCGACTGGGACACCTATCGATGCCTGGCGGCGTTGCAGGCGCTGTTGTTTCCCGAGCGGGCCAGCGACATGGCCCAGTCGCTGGTAAACGACGCCGAGCAGAGCGGCGCGCTGCCGCGCTGGGCGTTCGCCAATGCCGCGACGGGCGAGATGACCGGGGACAGTGTGGTGCCGCTCATCGCGAACCTGAACACGTTCGGAGCCAACGACTTCGACGTCAACACCGCGCTGCGCTACATGGTGGATGGGGCGACCGAGGGCGGTGTCGGCCTAAACGGCTATGTGGAGCGCCGCGGCATCGCCACCTACCTGCGGTTCGGCTATGCGCCGTTCACCCAGGAGTTCGCCCGCAACGGGTGGATCGCCGACGCGTCGATCACCCTGGAGTGGTCGATCGACGACTTCGCCATTTCCCGATTCGCCAACTCACTGGGCGACGCCGCGACCGCCGCGGAATTTCAGAACCGGGCGCAGTATTGGCAGAATCTGTTCAATCCGACCACCCGATCGATCGTGCCGCGCAGCTGGACCGGCCTGTTTCGGCGCGGTCCGGCAGTCGTGGTGGCCCCGGAAAACTTCGGGCAGGTCGGCTACGACGAGGGCAACGCCGAACAATACGTCTGGTCGGTGCCGCACAACGTCGCGGGCCTGGTGACCGCGCTCGGCGGCCGCGCGGCCGTGGCCAACCGGCTGGACCGCTTCACCGAGCGACTCAACGTCGGCCCCAACCGGCCGTATCTGTGGGCGGGCAACGAGCCGAGTTTCGGTGTGCCGTGGCTGTACAACTACATCGGTCAACCGTGGAAAACGCAGCACACGGTCGACCGGGTCCGGGGGCTCTTCGCTCCGACCGCCGACGGTGAGCCGGGCAACGACGACCTGGGCGCGCTGGCCAGCTGGTACGTCTGGGCGGCGCTGGGCCTGTACCCGGCCACCCCGGGAACGCCGATCCTCACCGTCGGCGCACCGCTTTTCGACAGTGTCGAAATCGCGCTTCCGGCAAACAAATCCATCCGCATCTCGGCCCCGGGTGCGTCGGGGCCGCGTCACCTGAAATACATCAGCGGCCTGAGGGTCGACGGCCAGGCCACCGGCCACACGTGGCTACCCGAGTCGATCATCCGCACCGGCGGCACGCTGGCGTTCTCGCTTGCCGCTTATCCCGACAAGCGTTGGGGCACTGCCGAAGACGATGCGCCCCCGTCGTTCGGGGCGGGTAGTTCGGCAGTGGCCGTCAACGTGTCGACGCCCGTTGTCACGATCGCGCCCGGGCACACGGGCAGCGTGACCCTCGACGCGCAGCGCATGACCAACGGCGCCGACGGCTACGCCGTTGCGGGCACGTCATCGGATGCCGGGATCGGCGTCACGCCGACGTCTGGCCGATTCACCGCCGACGGATCGGCCGGCGTTACCGTCCCGATCACCGTGGCACAGTCGGTGCCCGAGGACTACTACCTGGTGTATTTGACCACCGCGGTCGGCCAAAGCGTGTGCACCTCAACCGTTCTCGTGGTCGCGCAGACCGAATCCGAGAGCTAG
- a CDS encoding lysylphosphatidylglycerol synthase transmembrane domain-containing protein, translated as MRVDGREIIVSGSLLQPLTRRTNDILRLILAVLSLALVITGSVITRPQWIALEKSVSQIVGVLSPTQSDAVYLIYGLAIVALPFVILIGLIVAGQWKLLGAYAAAGLSAIVLLSISGTGLSAPRWHFDALDRLTTLPAQLLDDPRWIGMLAAVLTVSGPWLPARWRRWWWALLLAFVPIHLVVSAIVPARSLVGLTVGWVVGALVVLVVGTPALEVPLDAAVRALAKGGFAVSRLRVVRPAGRGPLILSADGEHLGETALIELYGPHQRSGGALRQLWGKLKLRDAETAPLVTSMRRAVEHRALMAIAIGEAGLANTATVAVAPLDRGWMLYSHRPPRGTPIDECAKTTPVARPWESLRVLNDRQIAHGDLRNHHITVEDDTVMFGGFGSAEYGATDAQLQSDIAQLLVTTSALYEPKSAVRAAIEVFGKDTILSASRRLTKVAVPRSVRRSVPNSGAVISAARAEVKRQTGADQIKPQTITRFTRSQIVQLVLFGALVYVAYPFISTAPTFFSQLRHANWSWSLLGLLVSALTYVGAAAALWACADGMVNFWTLSIAQVANTFAATTTPAGVGGLALSTRFLQKSGLSAMRATAAVALQQSVQVIAHLALLIVFSAAAGASMNLRHFVPSATLLYLIAGVALGIIGTFLFVPTLRKWLATEVRPKLNEVVTDLVKLAREPRRLALILLGCAGTTLGAALALWASIEAFGGGTTFVAVTVVTMVGGTLASAAPTPGGVGAVEAALIGGLAAFGVPAAVGVPSVLLYRVLTCWLPVFVGWPVMRWLTAHEMV; from the coding sequence ATGCGAGTTGACGGGCGCGAGATCATCGTTTCCGGCAGCTTGCTGCAGCCACTGACCCGACGGACCAACGACATCCTGCGGCTGATACTGGCAGTGCTCTCTCTGGCGCTGGTGATCACGGGTTCGGTGATCACCCGTCCGCAGTGGATCGCGCTGGAGAAATCCGTCTCGCAGATCGTCGGCGTTTTGTCGCCGACGCAATCCGATGCGGTGTACCTGATCTACGGATTGGCGATCGTGGCATTGCCATTCGTAATCCTGATCGGTCTGATCGTCGCCGGGCAGTGGAAGCTGCTGGGCGCGTACGCCGCCGCGGGGTTGAGCGCCATTGTGTTGTTGTCGATCAGCGGCACCGGCCTGTCCGCGCCGCGGTGGCACTTCGACGCCCTCGACCGGCTGACCACGCTGCCGGCGCAGTTGCTCGACGACCCGCGGTGGATCGGGATGCTGGCGGCCGTGCTGACGGTTTCGGGCCCTTGGCTGCCGGCGCGCTGGCGGCGCTGGTGGTGGGCGCTGCTACTGGCCTTCGTGCCCATCCACCTGGTGGTCAGTGCCATCGTCCCGGCGCGCTCGCTGGTGGGCCTGACGGTCGGGTGGGTGGTCGGGGCGCTGGTGGTGCTCGTCGTCGGCACTCCCGCGCTCGAGGTGCCACTGGACGCCGCGGTGCGTGCCCTGGCCAAGGGCGGCTTCGCCGTCTCGCGGCTCAGGGTGGTGCGGCCGGCCGGGCGCGGCCCGCTGATTCTTTCGGCCGACGGCGAACATCTCGGCGAGACGGCACTGATCGAGTTGTACGGCCCGCATCAACGCAGCGGCGGGGCGCTGCGCCAGTTGTGGGGGAAGCTGAAGTTGCGCGACGCCGAGACCGCACCCCTGGTGACATCCATGCGCCGGGCCGTGGAGCATCGGGCGCTGATGGCGATCGCCATCGGCGAGGCGGGCCTGGCCAACACGGCGACGGTCGCCGTCGCTCCGCTGGACCGCGGGTGGATGCTGTACTCGCACCGGCCGCCTCGCGGAACACCCATCGACGAATGCGCCAAGACGACTCCCGTTGCCCGGCCGTGGGAATCGCTGCGAGTCCTCAACGACCGCCAGATCGCCCACGGGGACCTGCGCAACCACCACATCACGGTGGAGGACGACACCGTGATGTTCGGCGGCTTCGGCAGCGCCGAGTACGGAGCCACCGATGCCCAACTGCAGTCCGACATCGCACAGCTGCTGGTGACCACTTCTGCCTTGTACGAGCCGAAGTCCGCGGTGCGCGCGGCGATCGAGGTGTTCGGCAAGGACACCATCCTGAGCGCATCCCGCCGCCTCACGAAAGTCGCCGTGCCGCGGTCTGTTCGGCGTTCGGTGCCGAACTCCGGTGCCGTCATCTCCGCGGCGCGGGCGGAGGTCAAACGGCAAACCGGTGCCGACCAGATCAAGCCCCAGACCATCACCAGGTTCACCCGCAGCCAGATCGTCCAGCTGGTGCTCTTCGGCGCGCTGGTCTATGTCGCGTATCCCTTCATCAGCACGGCACCGACGTTCTTCTCCCAGCTGAGGCACGCGAACTGGTCGTGGTCACTGCTGGGCCTGCTGGTGTCGGCGCTGACCTACGTCGGTGCGGCCGCCGCGTTGTGGGCCTGCGCCGACGGCATGGTGAACTTCTGGACGCTGTCAATCGCTCAGGTGGCCAACACTTTTGCCGCGACCACCACCCCGGCCGGCGTCGGCGGGCTGGCGCTGAGCACGCGGTTCCTGCAGAAGAGTGGGTTGTCGGCGATGCGCGCGACCGCGGCGGTGGCGCTGCAGCAGTCGGTACAGGTGATCGCGCACCTCGCGCTGCTGATCGTGTTCAGCGCCGCCGCCGGAGCCTCGATGAACCTACGGCATTTCGTCCCGAGCGCGACATTGCTATACCTGATCGCGGGGGTCGCGCTCGGCATCATCGGCACGTTCCTGTTCGTGCCCACCCTGCGCAAGTGGCTGGCGACCGAGGTGCGCCCCAAGCTGAACGAGGTGGTGACCGATCTGGTCAAGCTCGCCCGCGAACCGCGCCGGCTGGCCCTGATCCTGCTGGGTTGTGCGGGAACGACCCTTGGGGCGGCGCTGGCGCTGTGGGCCAGCATCGAAGCCTTCGGCGGCGGAACGACTTTCGTCGCTGTCACCGTGGTCACCATGGTCGGCGGGACGCTGGCCTCGGCGGCCCCCACGCCCGGCGGTGTCGGGGCGGTCGAGGCGGCGCTGATCGGCGGCCTGGCCGCGTTCGGCGTCCCGGCGGCCGTCGGCGTGCCGTCCGTCCTGCTGTATCGGGTGCTGACCTGTTGGCTCCCGGTCTTCGTCGGCTGGCCGGTGATGCGGTGGCTGACCGCACACGAGATGGTCTGA
- a CDS encoding PAS and ANTAR domain-containing protein, whose protein sequence is MAWKLDGQAAAIERGLAGATPQCAGWFRFYFEGQRWVWSDQVQRMHGYTPGTVTPTTELVLAHKHPADRPQVTDGINDMIKRRQAFSTRHRIVDTGGMIHHVLVVGDQFCDDDGNVVGTHGFYIEVAPPPARSREDSISAKVAEIVGRRGVIDRTKGMLMLIYGIDEDAAFNMLKTVSQTRNIKLGLLAQGIAEDFAALGKEVITARSPFDQRLRSVQPRGPGEAEGT, encoded by the coding sequence GTGGCTTGGAAATTAGACGGCCAAGCCGCGGCGATCGAGCGGGGTCTGGCCGGCGCTACGCCGCAATGCGCGGGCTGGTTCCGCTTCTACTTCGAAGGCCAGCGCTGGGTCTGGTCCGATCAGGTCCAACGCATGCACGGATACACGCCCGGCACCGTGACACCCACCACCGAGCTGGTGCTCGCGCACAAGCATCCGGCCGACCGTCCCCAGGTGACCGACGGCATCAACGACATGATCAAGCGCCGCCAGGCGTTTTCCACGCGGCATCGCATCGTGGACACCGGCGGCATGATCCACCACGTCCTCGTGGTGGGCGACCAATTCTGCGATGACGACGGGAACGTCGTCGGGACCCATGGCTTCTACATCGAAGTCGCGCCGCCACCCGCCCGCAGCCGCGAGGACTCCATCAGCGCGAAAGTCGCGGAGATCGTCGGGCGGCGCGGCGTGATCGACCGCACCAAAGGCATGTTGATGCTCATCTACGGCATCGACGAGGACGCCGCGTTCAACATGCTCAAAACGGTGTCCCAGACGCGAAACATCAAGCTCGGACTGCTCGCCCAAGGGATCGCCGAGGACTTCGCGGCACTGGGCAAAGAGGTCATCACCGCGCGTTCGCCCTTCGACCAGCGGCTGCGTAGCGTGCAGCCGCGCGGGCCCGGCGAGGCCGAGGGCACCTGA
- the galT gene encoding galactose-1-phosphate uridylyltransferase, with amino-acid sequence MTASLALTPHGYPNRAAATKLVFDIVTGPTRANLADGRELLFFALPGNRPAPVEDRRPLPARATEPAAQSQLRFDRSTGQWVIIAALRQDRTYKPPPEACPLCPGPTGLTSEVPAADYDVVVFENRFPSLSGALPATAPVPVRAPVPAGQGFVTAPGLGRCEVICFSADHTGSVAGLKPAHARLVVEAWRHRTADLMARPGIEQVFCFENRGEEIGVTLTHPHGQIYGYPYLTPRAATMLEQARQHRKRHSSNLFGDLLSREIDDGGRIIARNELFTAFVPFAARWPVEVHIYPNRFVRNLTELGEDELGAFTHVYLDVLGRFDRMYSSPLPYISALHQYADTEAQAEGYFHVELMSIRRSATKLKYLAASESAMDAFIGDVMPESVAQRLRELA; translated from the coding sequence ATGACCGCCTCTCTTGCGCTTACCCCACATGGTTACCCGAACCGTGCCGCGGCGACCAAGCTAGTCTTCGACATCGTGACGGGGCCGACTCGGGCGAACCTGGCTGACGGTCGTGAGCTGCTGTTCTTCGCCCTGCCGGGGAATCGTCCGGCGCCGGTCGAAGATCGCCGGCCGCTGCCGGCGCGTGCCACCGAGCCCGCTGCGCAGTCGCAGTTGCGGTTCGACCGGTCCACCGGGCAGTGGGTGATCATCGCGGCTCTGCGCCAGGACCGCACCTATAAGCCGCCGCCGGAGGCGTGCCCGCTGTGCCCGGGCCCGACCGGGCTGACCAGCGAGGTGCCCGCCGCCGACTACGACGTCGTCGTGTTCGAGAACCGATTCCCCAGCCTGTCCGGCGCGCTGCCCGCCACTGCGCCCGTGCCCGTCCGGGCGCCCGTGCCGGCCGGGCAAGGCTTCGTGACCGCGCCCGGGCTTGGCCGCTGCGAAGTGATCTGTTTCTCCGCCGACCACACCGGGTCCGTCGCCGGGCTCAAACCGGCGCACGCGCGGCTGGTCGTCGAGGCGTGGCGGCATCGCACCGCCGACCTGATGGCCAGGCCGGGCATCGAGCAGGTGTTCTGCTTCGAGAACCGCGGCGAGGAAATCGGGGTGACGCTGACCCATCCGCACGGTCAGATCTACGGCTATCCCTATCTGACGCCGCGTGCCGCCACCATGCTGGAGCAGGCGCGTCAGCATCGAAAACGGCATAGCAGCAACCTCTTCGGTGATTTGTTGTCCCGCGAGATCGACGACGGCGGCCGCATCATCGCGCGCAACGAGCTGTTCACCGCCTTCGTGCCGTTCGCGGCGCGCTGGCCGGTGGAGGTGCACATCTACCCGAACCGGTTCGTGCGCAACCTGACCGAGCTCGGCGAGGACGAACTGGGCGCGTTCACGCACGTCTACCTGGACGTGCTCGGGCGCTTCGACCGAATGTATTCCTCACCGCTGCCCTACATTTCGGCGCTGCATCAATACGCCGACACCGAGGCCCAGGCCGAGGGCTACTTTCACGTCGAGTTGATGTCCATCCGGCGCAGCGCCACCAAGCTCAAGTACCTGGCGGCCTCCGAGTCGGCGATGGATGCGTTCATCGGCGACGTGATGCCGGAAAGCGTGGCCCAGCGGCTGCGGGAACTGGCATGA
- a CDS encoding galactokinase: MTIRYAAPGRINLIGEHTDYNLGFALPIALPQRTVVTFTPADDDAITVVSDRADAPVRVRIGTVPGEVAGWAAYVAGVMWALRQGGHPVSGGTMSITSDVEMGSGLSSSAALECAVLGAIASAAGVRIDAKDQARLAQRAENEYVGAPTGLLDQLASLFGREATAVLIDFSDLTVTPVVFDPDAAGVALLLIDSQERHRHAGGDYAARRTSCERAAADLSATSLREVQDTAGRAGSDFLSAVRDPIDARRARHVLTENQRVIDCVAALRTSDYPEAGRIFTASHASMRDDFDITTERIDLIADTAVRAGALGARMTGGGFGGCVIALVPLGRVDTVGEAVQRAAAAAGFEQPAVTRTRAAAGAGPA; the protein is encoded by the coding sequence ATGACGATCCGCTACGCCGCGCCGGGGCGGATCAATCTGATCGGCGAACACACCGACTACAACCTGGGTTTCGCGCTGCCGATCGCATTACCGCAGCGCACCGTGGTCACTTTCACGCCCGCCGACGACGATGCGATCACCGTGGTCAGCGACCGCGCGGATGCCCCGGTGCGCGTTCGGATCGGCACCGTTCCCGGTGAGGTGGCCGGCTGGGCGGCCTACGTGGCCGGGGTGATGTGGGCGCTGCGTCAGGGCGGCCACCCGGTGTCCGGCGGCACGATGTCGATCACCAGCGACGTGGAAATGGGGTCGGGTCTGTCTTCCTCGGCGGCGCTGGAATGCGCGGTGCTGGGCGCGATCGCGTCGGCGGCCGGTGTCCGCATCGACGCCAAAGACCAGGCGCGGTTGGCCCAGCGCGCCGAAAACGAGTATGTCGGCGCGCCAACGGGTTTGCTTGACCAGCTCGCCTCCCTCTTCGGCCGCGAAGCGACGGCGGTGCTGATCGACTTCTCCGACCTCACCGTCACACCGGTGGTGTTCGACCCGGACGCCGCGGGTGTCGCGTTGTTGCTGATCGACTCGCAAGAGCGCCACCGGCACGCCGGCGGCGACTACGCCGCGCGCCGCACGTCGTGCGAGCGGGCCGCCGCCGACCTGTCGGCGACGTCGCTGCGTGAGGTGCAGGACACCGCGGGCCGTGCAGGGTCCGACTTCCTGTCCGCGGTGCGAGACCCCATCGACGCCCGTCGCGCCCGCCACGTGCTGACCGAAAACCAGAGGGTCATCGATTGCGTTGCGGCGCTGCGGACTTCCGATTACCCGGAAGCCGGGCGGATTTTCACCGCCTCGCACGCCTCCATGCGCGACGATTTCGACATCACCACCGAACGCATCGACCTGATCGCCGACACCGCGGTGCGCGCGGGCGCGCTCGGCGCGCGGATGACCGGCGGTGGCTTCGGCGGGTGCGTGATCGCCCTGGTTCCGCTGGGCCGCGTGGACACGGTCGGCGAGGCGGTGCAACGGGCCGCGGCCGCCGCCGGCTTCGAGCAACCCGCCGTCACCCGAACCCGCGCGGCCGCCGGCGCGGGGCCTGCGTGA